From Selenomonas ruminantium AC2024, a single genomic window includes:
- a CDS encoding helix-hairpin-helix domain-containing protein → MPMYKKQLFVLIIILLAAIGGTYYGLYSEEQSAVLESSPPAENALPVKEITIYVTGAVNKPGLVKVAEGARAADAINACGGLLPIADSEKINLAQNLKDGQQLKVPEKERSNSNVDKSKIDKSKADMSKNGGSGELVNINTADEKVLDTLPGIGPAMAKRIIEYRETEGLFQSIEDIKKIRGIGDAKFEKLKDKICI, encoded by the coding sequence ATGCCAATGTACAAGAAGCAGCTGTTTGTCTTAATAATTATTCTGCTGGCGGCTATTGGCGGCACTTATTACGGCTTGTATAGCGAGGAGCAGTCTGCAGTGCTGGAATCATCTCCGCCTGCTGAGAATGCATTGCCTGTTAAGGAAATAACCATCTATGTCACAGGGGCGGTCAATAAACCGGGATTGGTGAAAGTGGCCGAAGGTGCGCGGGCCGCTGATGCCATCAATGCCTGCGGGGGACTGCTGCCCATCGCGGACAGCGAGAAAATCAATCTGGCCCAGAATCTGAAGGATGGCCAGCAGTTAAAAGTGCCGGAAAAAGAACGGTCAAATAGCAATGTTGACAAGTCAAAAATTGACAAGTCAAAAGCTGACATGTCAAAGAATGGCGGCAGCGGCGAACTGGTCAACATCAATACCGCGGATGAAAAGGTTTTGGACACCCTGCCGGGCATTGGCCCTGCCATGGCCAAACGGATTATCGAGTACCGGGAGACGGAAGGTCTGTTCCAGTCCATCGAGGATATCAAAAAGATTCGGGGCATTGGCGATGCCAAGTTCGAGAAGCTGAAGGATAAGATTTGCATTTGA
- a CDS encoding 3'-5' exonuclease gives MAEIELNKEQRQAVEELEANILLLAPAGTGKTNTLACRIAHIIAENRALPEEILCLTFTNKACREMRERVEARAGDNGSQVMVKTFHGFCYEVIKTEAKRHSDLFTDFTIFDETDCQGLLKEIVAEEWPLRAVQNLVNQLKEKKAEFAVNSGDLVKDYEDTLKRLLKEDGQSVKALALDDSYQFHQRLFEGWQQWGPQTAALYDERLHELHGLDFADLLVQVDELFRQDSVASKWARRFVYINIDEVQDTSLLEYRIISQIFGASHLLLCGDYFQTIYEWRGSHPELVLRKYQQDYNPRRIVLHENYRATQVLLNASFDWLRNSFPERVNLLYPDGLQAVSPDHGEPIVLKGAMDFAEEAQWIYYAIQQLPVTDYSRVCILTRSNRYNKDLSAQFRSLGRLLPENERLPFMLIDEQKFFRRQEIKDALAVLKLAVNKHDVSSLVRVLNRYAKGIGPATIKKLSSDEIRGVGIRLTDFVDEDARRSGDPYAGLLAALEAENVVVFDVESTGVDTTRDEIIQIAGIRLDKNGGVKEEFVRLIKPLSKVGDSVHVHGLSDEFLAENGDDPRKVLQEFCAFAHGAVLVGHNVTYDLRILGSELSRLEMPPLEYPQFYDTLDIFRRFYPNLPNHKLEFLGKYCQVSHPSSHDALDDILATAEILLYAVERDLRPKVEARREIMEKYQELFSEWGEKLTVIRREARRLRPWQLLGQIVLDCGMKDYYEAHKEPQRVEHLRDLFRQAKELDDEAIRPLDAIERFLRYTTLSNTELDTLTRRQQIPIITIHQAKGSEFDYVFLAGLQEGTFPGFQAEKSGRLAEESRLFYVAMTRAKKRLFLSWSQTLYGRYRHMSGLVKNIPRKYLQNG, from the coding sequence ATGGCTGAGATAGAACTGAATAAAGAACAGCGGCAGGCAGTGGAGGAGCTGGAGGCAAATATCTTGCTTCTGGCTCCCGCAGGGACGGGCAAAACCAATACCCTGGCCTGCCGCATTGCACATATTATCGCCGAAAATCGCGCGCTGCCGGAGGAAATTCTCTGTCTGACCTTTACCAACAAGGCCTGCCGCGAGATGCGGGAACGGGTGGAGGCCCGGGCCGGGGACAATGGCAGCCAGGTGATGGTCAAGACCTTTCATGGCTTCTGTTATGAGGTGATTAAGACCGAGGCCAAGCGCCATTCGGATTTGTTTACGGATTTTACCATCTTTGATGAGACGGACTGTCAGGGGCTGTTGAAGGAAATCGTGGCCGAGGAGTGGCCGCTGCGGGCGGTGCAGAATCTGGTGAACCAACTCAAGGAGAAAAAGGCGGAGTTTGCCGTAAACAGTGGGGATTTGGTTAAGGATTACGAAGATACCTTGAAGCGCCTGCTAAAGGAAGATGGGCAAAGTGTCAAGGCCTTGGCCTTGGATGACAGCTACCAATTCCATCAGCGGCTGTTTGAGGGCTGGCAGCAGTGGGGGCCGCAGACGGCGGCCCTTTATGATGAAAGGCTGCATGAGCTCCACGGTTTGGACTTTGCGGATTTACTGGTGCAGGTGGATGAACTGTTTCGTCAGGACAGTGTGGCTTCCAAATGGGCTAGGCGTTTTGTCTACATCAATATTGACGAGGTGCAGGATACCAGTCTTTTGGAATACCGCATAATCTCGCAGATTTTTGGGGCCAGCCATCTGCTGTTGTGCGGGGATTACTTCCAGACTATCTACGAATGGCGGGGCTCCCATCCGGAGCTCGTGCTGCGCAAATATCAGCAGGACTACAATCCCCGGCGCATTGTGCTGCACGAGAATTACCGGGCTACGCAGGTGCTGTTGAACGCTTCCTTTGACTGGCTGCGCAATTCCTTTCCCGAGCGGGTGAATCTGCTCTATCCGGACGGTTTGCAGGCGGTGAGTCCTGACCATGGGGAACCTATCGTGCTGAAGGGCGCCATGGATTTTGCCGAGGAGGCCCAGTGGATTTACTATGCCATCCAGCAGCTGCCGGTGACCGATTACAGCCGGGTCTGCATTTTGACCCGCAGCAACCGCTATAACAAGGATTTATCGGCGCAGTTCCGCTCTTTGGGGCGGCTGCTGCCGGAAAATGAGCGTCTGCCCTTTATGCTCATTGACGAGCAGAAGTTCTTCCGGCGGCAGGAGATAAAGGACGCGCTGGCGGTGCTCAAATTAGCGGTGAACAAGCATGATGTGTCGAGTCTGGTGCGGGTGCTGAACCGCTATGCCAAGGGCATTGGCCCTGCCACCATCAAGAAACTCTCCAGCGATGAAATCCGCGGTGTGGGTATTCGGCTGACGGATTTTGTGGATGAAGATGCCCGCAGGAGCGGCGACCCCTATGCGGGGCTGCTTGCGGCACTGGAGGCTGAAAATGTGGTGGTTTTCGATGTGGAGTCCACCGGTGTTGACACCACGCGGGATGAAATCATCCAGATTGCCGGCATTCGGCTGGATAAAAACGGCGGCGTCAAGGAAGAGTTCGTACGGCTCATTAAGCCCCTCTCCAAAGTGGGCGATTCTGTGCATGTTCATGGCCTTTCCGATGAATTTCTGGCGGAAAATGGGGACGACCCGCGCAAGGTTTTGCAGGAGTTTTGTGCCTTTGCACACGGTGCTGTGCTGGTGGGGCATAATGTGACCTATGACTTGCGGATTCTGGGCAGCGAGCTTTCGCGGCTGGAGATGCCGCCGCTTGAATATCCTCAGTTCTATGATACTTTGGATATCTTCCGGCGGTTCTATCCGAATTTGCCCAATCACAAGCTGGAATTTTTGGGCAAGTATTGCCAGGTCAGCCATCCTTCCTCCCATGATGCGCTGGATGATATTTTGGCCACGGCGGAAATTTTGCTCTATGCGGTGGAGCGGGATTTGCGGCCCAAGGTGGAAGCACGGCGGGAAATCATGGAAAAGTATCAAGAGCTGTTTAGCGAGTGGGGGGAGAAGTTGACCGTTATCCGCCGTGAGGCAAGACGGCTTCGCCCCTGGCAGCTGCTAGGGCAGATTGTGCTCGACTGCGGCATGAAGGATTATTACGAAGCCCATAAGGAGCCTCAGAGGGTAGAACATCTGCGGGATTTATTCCGGCAGGCCAAGGAGCTTGATGATGAAGCCATCCGTCCCTTGGATGCCATTGAGCGGTTCCTGCGTTATACAACCTTGTCCAATACGGAGCTGGATACGCTGACCCGCCGCCAGCAGATTCCCATTATCACCATTCATCAGGCCAAGGGCTCGGAGTTTGATTACGTGTTTTTAGCAGGGCTGCAGGAAGGAACCTTCCCGGGCTTTCAGGCGGAGAAAAGCGGGCGGCTGGCCGAGGAATCTCGCCTCTTCTATGTGGCGATGACCCGGGCCAAAAAGCGTCTGTTCCTGTCCTGGTCGCAGACTCTTTATGGCCGTTATCGCCATATGAGCGGACTCGTGAAGAATATCCCGCGGAAATATCTGCAAAATGGCTGA
- a CDS encoding NAD-dependent epimerase/dehydratase family protein gives MAEEKVNQLKRRVILTGVKPFWDEQLERLFIKENWEFFRGTDSLEQTREMLRIYNIPVLIYVWPAERQAAERMNALQRLADVLALAYEYAVEAVYFISTAAAVRGETSERAADGMALVAEKAVKVWSEWAVIPLTIIRLPEVYGPDSGPQDGLVARTLYASLKKKVLPRMDDETTPRDFLYSADAVYGIYRAVARGCQGEELNLGTGEGLSARGFADWVRNVTEIPDIYDDAASFKSFSYVQPVLESKKAQHELGWRLKYDRKSGLAQTWDYIQAKVEADQLEAQARKQRIKWRVLGREIIPYVENAVGAILMAGIAYWQQGTTVNPQTQLDLNFVYIGAMGLLYGKRQSFIAMVAAAFIFIMGSLARGGELISLTYVPENILHLTAYLFTAALTGYFADARRFEREAVEWQKRQSQERQSFMKELYEDNLAVKDKLYRQIVNTDDSIGRLYRIIKQLDSVEQENIFTQATAVTAQILNVDDIAIYVVGTDGHFLRQKVRMGKLAGRQPRSLRVEDYSYLQVLLQEQTIFVNKDLLKDTPDLAAPIVYQDKVIAVITIFGLGFEQWSLYQQNLLSITTRLISASMARAYRYEQEVQEKRFVAGTRILQAEEFRKIIQELQNRRTLQEDLTVAVLKVVMGDLDYEGLDRRLGHVIRNEDFVGVGGDGVYILLPDADKKITAMVQERLQGAGVATTVCEAVG, from the coding sequence ATGGCTGAGGAGAAGGTTAATCAGCTAAAACGCAGAGTTATCCTGACAGGTGTAAAACCTTTCTGGGATGAGCAGCTGGAACGGCTGTTCATCAAGGAAAATTGGGAATTTTTCCGGGGCACGGATAGTCTGGAACAGACTCGGGAAATGTTGCGCATTTACAATATACCTGTGCTCATTTATGTGTGGCCGGCGGAACGGCAGGCAGCTGAGCGCATGAATGCCCTGCAGCGGCTGGCGGATGTCTTGGCACTGGCCTATGAGTATGCGGTGGAAGCGGTGTATTTTATTTCCACGGCAGCTGCTGTACGAGGTGAAACGTCTGAACGGGCGGCTGATGGCATGGCGCTGGTGGCGGAAAAGGCTGTTAAGGTCTGGTCGGAGTGGGCCGTTATTCCGTTGACCATTATCCGCCTGCCGGAGGTCTATGGCCCGGACAGTGGCCCGCAGGACGGACTGGTGGCGCGTACACTCTATGCCAGCTTGAAAAAGAAAGTCCTGCCGCGCATGGATGATGAAACAACACCCCGCGACTTTTTGTATTCGGCAGATGCCGTATACGGCATCTATCGGGCGGTGGCCCGTGGCTGCCAGGGGGAGGAACTGAACCTTGGCACGGGGGAAGGCCTGTCGGCAAGAGGCTTTGCGGATTGGGTCAGAAATGTAACGGAAATCCCGGATATTTATGATGATGCGGCCAGCTTCAAATCCTTTTCCTATGTGCAGCCGGTGTTGGAGAGTAAAAAGGCTCAGCATGAATTGGGCTGGCGGTTAAAGTATGACCGGAAGTCCGGCCTGGCCCAAACCTGGGACTATATTCAGGCCAAGGTGGAAGCTGACCAGCTGGAGGCACAGGCCCGGAAGCAGCGGATTAAATGGCGGGTTTTGGGCAGGGAAATCATTCCCTATGTGGAAAATGCCGTAGGAGCAATTCTGATGGCAGGTATTGCTTATTGGCAGCAGGGGACCACGGTAAATCCGCAGACGCAGCTGGATTTGAATTTTGTCTATATCGGTGCCATGGGACTGCTCTACGGCAAGAGACAGTCCTTTATCGCCATGGTGGCGGCGGCGTTTATCTTTATTATGGGCTCCCTGGCTCGTGGCGGGGAGCTTATTTCCCTTACCTATGTACCGGAAAATATCCTGCATCTGACGGCCTATCTCTTTACGGCGGCCCTGACCGGATACTTTGCCGATGCCCGGCGTTTTGAGCGAGAGGCTGTGGAGTGGCAGAAGCGCCAGAGTCAGGAGCGCCAGTCCTTTATGAAGGAGCTCTATGAGGATAATCTGGCGGTAAAGGATAAGCTCTATCGGCAGATTGTCAATACTGATGACAGTATCGGACGCTTGTACCGCATTATCAAGCAGCTCGACAGTGTGGAGCAGGAAAATATCTTCACGCAGGCAACGGCGGTAACCGCGCAAATCCTCAATGTGGACGATATTGCCATCTATGTGGTGGGAACAGACGGCCACTTTTTGCGGCAAAAGGTGCGCATGGGCAAGCTGGCCGGACGTCAGCCCCGTTCTTTGCGCGTGGAGGACTATTCCTATCTGCAGGTTCTGTTACAGGAACAGACGATTTTTGTGAATAAGGATTTGCTCAAGGATACACCGGATTTGGCCGCTCCCATCGTATATCAGGATAAGGTCATTGCCGTTATTACCATTTTTGGTCTGGGCTTCGAGCAGTGGAGCCTTTATCAGCAGAATCTGTTATCCATTACCACGCGCCTGATTTCGGCGTCTATGGCCAGAGCTTACCGCTATGAGCAGGAGGTGCAGGAGAAGCGCTTCGTGGCAGGAACCCGTATCCTGCAGGCGGAAGAGTTCCGGAAAATCATTCAGGAACTGCAAAACCGGCGTACGCTGCAGGAGGATTTGACTGTGGCCGTGTTGAAAGTGGTTATGGGAGATTTGGATTACGAAGGCCTTGACAGACGCCTGGGGCATGTTATCCGTAACGAGGATTTTGTGGGGGTAGGCGGCGATGGTGTCTACATCCTGCTGCCGGATGCGGATAAGAAGATTACAGCCATGGTGCAGGAGCGCTTGCAGGGAGCTGGTGTGGCAACAACGGTTTGTGAGGCGGTGGGCTGA
- the holA gene encoding DNA polymerase III subunit delta: MKFGDFMASLQRGELKHVYLLAGEEHYYIEKAQERILSRLFANPQEQGEAMQKISGVVDSDDLVGLIETAPFFASKNVLLLQDTSLFKDKNEGEEKKAGKDKKLERLLATLADMPEFSYVIFVQNGKADKRRKIYKTIEKNGMVLEAEAIRAWNINDWLQGKLQTINKDMDGEAMAYFSGVVSTMQTISLEFLDREFDKLALFSQDRRITRALLEKVFAGLPEVSVFALLDAISERKAKKALQLLRRQLNDGTYFTVILALLTRHVRQLWQAQVLQQQGIRGKALAKPLELNPFIAEKLGRAAMQFPAAVLKRNMLELIDADYFLKTGQAGDEVLEHIVIDLCRGEA; this comes from the coding sequence TTGAAATTTGGCGATTTTATGGCCAGCCTGCAGCGGGGTGAACTGAAACACGTTTATTTACTGGCAGGCGAGGAACATTATTATATTGAAAAGGCGCAGGAGCGAATTCTTTCACGATTGTTTGCCAACCCGCAGGAGCAGGGTGAGGCAATGCAGAAAATATCGGGGGTTGTTGACTCTGATGATTTAGTGGGGCTTATCGAGACCGCGCCTTTTTTTGCCAGCAAGAATGTGCTGCTGCTGCAGGACACGAGCTTGTTCAAGGATAAGAACGAGGGGGAGGAGAAAAAAGCTGGCAAGGACAAAAAGCTGGAACGGCTGCTGGCCACTTTGGCGGATATGCCGGAGTTCAGCTATGTGATTTTTGTCCAGAATGGCAAGGCCGATAAGCGGCGGAAAATTTACAAGACCATAGAAAAAAATGGCATGGTGCTGGAGGCAGAAGCTATCCGGGCTTGGAACATCAATGACTGGCTGCAAGGCAAGCTCCAAACCATTAACAAGGATATGGATGGAGAGGCCATGGCCTATTTCAGTGGTGTCGTCAGCACCATGCAGACGATTTCCCTGGAATTTTTGGACAGGGAGTTTGACAAGCTGGCGCTGTTTTCCCAGGACAGGCGCATCACCCGGGCGCTTTTGGAAAAGGTCTTTGCGGGGTTGCCAGAGGTGTCGGTATTTGCCCTGTTGGATGCCATCAGCGAGCGCAAGGCGAAAAAGGCCTTGCAGCTTTTGCGGCGGCAGTTAAATGATGGCACTTATTTTACGGTGATTCTGGCACTGCTTACCCGCCATGTGCGGCAGCTTTGGCAGGCGCAGGTACTGCAGCAACAGGGCATCCGGGGAAAAGCATTGGCCAAGCCTTTGGAGCTGAATCCCTTTATTGCCGAGAAGTTGGGGCGGGCGGCTATGCAGTTTCCCGCTGCCGTGCTCAAACGCAATATGTTAGAACTAATAGACGCAGATTATTTTTTGAAAACAGGACAAGCAGGAGACGAAGTTTTAGAGCACATAGTGATTGACTTATGCCGTGGGGAGGCATAG
- a CDS encoding DNA internalization-related competence protein ComEC/Rec2 has translation MKIGQGQEIFLAGLLVALGAGIGCASLLTLPGSIILPLLLLALSLSIFGAWQGRQWTWLAVLAAFFCVGMLRFMAADYLSEQDIGNFARETVKVEGILREEPRLTEDNQGQKKQRYLLDVTRVRLKGQEWQKASGGIYVYARHREAPAVRIGDKVTAAGKVRSPHGYQNPGQLDTKLLLKSQGITASLSAGKQGIKVEPVETAAFARKLAEVRSHYRERMQAVMPKEDVAAIFAMLFGGYDGVNEDLVQNFTLTGLIHLLSVSGSHISLLAAVMAGLGTLLRLPRAATAVLVVGLIVIYSLLAGAVPPVIRSAIMGGLAFVALALDRERDAQRILLVTGLVMLVIWPLLLFHISFQLSFLATAGLLYLAPKWQSFLRERGVNSFVAAGLSITLAAQLATLPILAWYFNQLSLSSLLANLVVVPLVEILIVLGLFAGMLAFVLPFAGSVVFACDSLLLGVVEELTALIAALPASAIWIPSLHFSGGLLYYVWLGLFLLTAEQREKLWEGLKARRKVLGMGALVLLVFVVSWQMARPKEMQVHFIDVGQGDAALLITPHGHAFMFDCGGTRDGAFDVGAKVDVPYLLHYGVLKLDAVFLTHAHEDHAAGCGSLMKKIPVKQVVTADEGISDYARSMRLGDNDPLLHKFHTARQGEELTVDGVRIEVLYAPSVSGGENKTGNEASNVYRVSYGKASFLFTGDLTKEREAELLAAGINSQSTVLKAGHHGSDTSSSPEFLEAVHPKFGIFCAGADNSFGHPKPEIVKRFRQLGIKTYRTDEDGAVVFYTDGERMRVETYN, from the coding sequence ATGAAAATCGGTCAGGGGCAGGAGATATTTTTAGCGGGACTGCTCGTAGCCTTGGGTGCAGGGATTGGTTGTGCGAGCCTGCTGACATTGCCTGGAAGCATCATTCTGCCGTTGCTGCTCTTGGCATTGAGCTTATCTATCTTTGGCGCTTGGCAGGGACGGCAATGGACGTGGCTAGCCGTGCTGGCTGCGTTTTTTTGCGTGGGTATGCTGCGCTTTATGGCGGCGGATTATCTGTCGGAGCAGGATATCGGCAATTTTGCGCGAGAGACGGTGAAGGTGGAGGGGATTCTGCGGGAGGAACCGCGGCTGACGGAAGACAATCAGGGACAGAAGAAGCAGCGTTATCTGCTGGATGTGACGCGGGTAAGACTTAAAGGGCAGGAATGGCAGAAAGCCAGCGGGGGAATCTATGTCTATGCCCGCCATCGTGAGGCGCCTGCCGTGCGCATTGGCGATAAGGTGACGGCTGCGGGAAAGGTGCGCTCGCCGCATGGCTATCAAAATCCCGGCCAGCTGGATACGAAACTGCTGCTCAAGAGTCAGGGAATAACGGCTTCATTGTCAGCAGGCAAGCAAGGCATCAAAGTAGAACCGGTGGAAACCGCCGCTTTTGCTCGCAAGCTGGCAGAAGTGCGCAGCCATTATCGGGAACGAATGCAGGCGGTCATGCCCAAAGAGGATGTGGCGGCTATCTTTGCCATGCTCTTTGGCGGCTATGATGGTGTTAATGAAGATTTGGTGCAGAATTTTACGCTCACAGGACTCATTCATCTGCTTTCGGTATCCGGCTCGCATATCAGTCTGCTGGCGGCGGTGATGGCAGGGCTGGGCACATTGCTGCGCCTGCCTAGAGCCGCAACGGCAGTGCTGGTGGTTGGGCTTATCGTTATCTATAGTCTGCTGGCTGGGGCGGTACCGCCGGTTATCCGTTCTGCGATTATGGGCGGACTGGCCTTTGTGGCTTTGGCGTTGGACAGGGAACGGGATGCCCAGCGGATTTTGCTCGTAACTGGGTTGGTGATGCTCGTAATCTGGCCGTTATTGCTCTTTCATATCAGTTTTCAGCTGTCTTTTTTGGCTACGGCGGGCTTGTTGTATTTGGCACCGAAATGGCAGAGTTTTCTGCGGGAGCGCGGCGTAAACTCTTTTGTGGCGGCGGGGCTTTCGATTACGCTAGCGGCGCAGCTGGCTACCCTGCCTATACTAGCCTGGTATTTCAATCAGCTGTCCCTGTCCTCATTGCTGGCCAATCTGGTGGTGGTGCCCTTGGTGGAGATTTTGATTGTGCTAGGACTCTTTGCCGGCATGTTGGCCTTCGTCCTGCCGTTTGCTGGCAGTGTGGTCTTTGCCTGTGACAGTCTGCTCCTAGGTGTTGTGGAAGAATTGACCGCCCTAATCGCGGCTCTGCCAGCTAGTGCCATTTGGATTCCTTCTTTGCATTTCAGCGGGGGATTGCTTTACTACGTTTGGCTGGGGCTGTTTTTGTTGACGGCAGAACAGCGGGAAAAATTATGGGAGGGACTGAAAGCCCGGCGTAAAGTGCTGGGGATGGGGGCGCTGGTCTTATTGGTCTTTGTCGTCAGCTGGCAAATGGCAAGACCCAAGGAAATGCAGGTGCATTTTATCGATGTGGGGCAGGGAGATGCGGCGCTTCTCATCACGCCGCATGGTCATGCTTTTATGTTTGACTGTGGCGGCACCAGAGATGGGGCCTTTGATGTGGGAGCCAAGGTGGATGTGCCCTATCTGCTGCATTATGGTGTTTTGAAGCTGGATGCTGTATTCCTTACCCATGCCCATGAGGACCATGCGGCAGGCTGCGGCTCGCTGATGAAAAAAATCCCGGTGAAGCAGGTGGTCACGGCAGATGAGGGAATTAGCGATTATGCCCGCAGTATGCGGTTGGGGGACAATGACCCGCTGTTGCATAAGTTCCATACTGCCCGGCAGGGGGAGGAACTCACGGTTGATGGTGTGCGGATTGAAGTCCTCTATGCGCCAAGTGTCAGTGGCGGAGAAAACAAGACCGGCAACGAAGCCTCGAATGTCTATCGCGTGAGCTACGGAAAAGCCAGTTTTCTCTTTACCGGGGATTTGACCAAAGAACGGGAAGCAGAACTTTTGGCGGCAGGAATAAATTCGCAAAGCACTGTGTTGAAGGCAGGCCATCATGGCAGTGATACGTCAAGTTCGCCGGAATTTTTAGAGGCCGTCCACCCTAAGTTCGGTATTTTTTGCGCGGGTGCCGATAACTCCTTCGGCCATCCAAAGCCGGAGATTGTCAAGCGCTTCCGCCAGCTGGGAATCAAGACATACCGCACGGATGAAGATGGTGCTGTGGTGTTTTATACGGATGGGGAGAGAATGCGGGTGGAAACCTATAACTGA
- the gdhA gene encoding NADP-specific glutamate dehydrogenase, with protein MADMKQYVQDTLDLIAKRDPDQPQFKNTVSKVLESVIPVLEAHPEFKEQKILERIIEPERVITFRVPWQDDKGEVHVNRGFRVQMSSAIGPYKGGLRFHPSVNLDILKFLAFEQVFKNALSGLPIGGAKGGSDFDPHGKSDNEVMHFCQSFMTELYRHIGPDVDVPAGDIGVGGREVGYLYGQYKRIRDSYDAGVLTGKRVDYWGSLARTEATGYGLLYFVKNMLDAKDISLKDKTVVVSGSGNVATYAIEKAQAFGAKVVTCSDSNGYVYDPNGIDLDAVKEIKQVRRGRIKEYVETHPQAEYHEGCKGVWTVKCDVALPCATQGEIDLESAKALVANGVIAVGEGANMPSTLDAIAYFQQNKVLFAPGKAANAGGVSVSALEMAQNSERLQWTFEEVDGKLQDIMANIYKNAKANAEKYADPDDLVAGANITAFVKVANVMLAHGLV; from the coding sequence TTGGCAGACATGAAACAGTATGTACAAGACACATTAGACCTGATTGCAAAACGCGACCCGGACCAGCCGCAGTTCAAAAATACGGTATCGAAGGTTCTGGAAAGCGTTATTCCTGTGCTGGAAGCACATCCTGAATTCAAGGAACAGAAGATTTTGGAACGTATTATCGAGCCAGAACGCGTGATTACCTTCCGCGTACCCTGGCAGGACGATAAGGGCGAAGTTCATGTAAACCGCGGCTTCCGCGTGCAGATGAGCAGCGCCATTGGCCCCTACAAAGGCGGTCTGCGTTTCCATCCCAGCGTAAATCTCGATATTTTGAAATTCCTGGCCTTTGAGCAGGTGTTCAAGAATGCCCTGTCCGGTCTGCCGATTGGCGGTGCCAAAGGCGGCTCGGATTTTGACCCGCATGGCAAATCCGACAATGAAGTCATGCATTTCTGCCAGAGCTTTATGACCGAGCTCTATCGCCATATTGGCCCGGATGTGGACGTTCCGGCTGGTGATATCGGCGTAGGTGGCCGTGAAGTCGGCTATCTCTACGGTCAGTACAAGCGCATCCGCGACAGCTATGATGCAGGCGTCCTGACGGGTAAGCGCGTGGACTATTGGGGCAGCCTTGCCCGTACCGAAGCTACCGGTTACGGCCTGCTCTATTTCGTCAAGAATATGCTCGATGCCAAGGATATCAGCCTTAAGGATAAGACGGTTGTAGTTTCCGGTTCCGGTAACGTGGCAACCTACGCCATCGAAAAGGCACAGGCTTTCGGTGCCAAGGTTGTTACCTGCTCCGACTCCAACGGCTATGTCTATGACCCGAATGGCATTGACCTCGATGCCGTTAAGGAAATCAAGCAGGTTCGCCGCGGCCGCATCAAGGAATATGTGGAAACGCATCCGCAGGCTGAATACCATGAAGGCTGCAAGGGCGTTTGGACGGTCAAATGCGATGTGGCTCTGCCGTGTGCAACCCAGGGCGAAATCGACCTCGAAAGTGCGAAGGCCCTTGTGGCTAACGGCGTAATCGCTGTTGGTGAAGGTGCCAATATGCCGTCCACGCTGGATGCTATCGCTTACTTCCAGCAGAACAAGGTGCTCTTTGCACCGGGCAAGGCAGCCAATGCCGGCGGCGTATCCGTATCCGCTCTCGAAATGGCCCAGAACTCCGAAAGACTCCAGTGGACGTTTGAAGAAGTTGATGGCAAGCTGCAGGACATCATGGCCAACATCTACAAGAATGCCAAGGCCAATGCTGAAAAATATGCTGACCCCGACGATTTGGTAGCCGGTGCCAACATCACCGCCTTTGTCAAGGTGGCTAATGTTATGCTGGCTCATGGGTTAGTCTGA